In Anas acuta chromosome 6, bAnaAcu1.1, whole genome shotgun sequence, the following are encoded in one genomic region:
- the YBEY gene encoding endoribonuclease YbeY, producing the protein MSLVIRNAQRSVPLRRAPLRRALGALLAALGASRFDVALVCAGDGLMRRLNGAYRQRPEPTDVLSFPAHRLAPGQLPRPRCRHEYHLGDVFLGVEYIARHAAGEDLEGVLTVTAAHGLCHLLGYQHNTKSEWQQMYQKEEEILENLNQLMGTNLRPLTAGLF; encoded by the exons ATGAGCCTGGTGATCCGCAACGCGCAGCGCTCCGTGCCCCTGCGCCGAGCCCCGCTGCGCCGCGCCCTCGGCGCCTTGTTGGCCGCGCTGGGCGCCTCCCGCTTCGACGTGGCGCTGGTGTGTGCCGGCGACGGGCTGATGCGGAGGCTGAACGGCGCCTACCGGCAGCGCCCCGAGCCCACCGACGTGCTGTCCTTCCCCGCGCACCGCCTGGCGCCCGGCCAGCTGCCGCGGCCGCGCTGCCGCCACGAGTACCACCTCGGGGACGTCTTCCTCGGGGTGGAGTACATCGCGCGGCACGCTGCCGGGGAGGACTTGGAGGGCGTCCTGACG GTGACCGCAGCCCACGGATTGTGCCACTTGCTCGGCTACCAGCACAACACCAAGTCGGAGTGGCAACAG ATGTaccagaaggaggaggagatcCTGGAGAACCTGAACCAGCTCATGGGCACCAACCTCCGGCCCCTGACCGCAGGCCTCTTctga
- the POFUT2 gene encoding GDP-fucose protein O-fucosyltransferase 2, whose product MAVHDPNLLLLLLLLGLAVLAHTPPAAAQPPPAALRAGHTITSLPAAAAAPRTRYLLYDVNPPEGFNLRRDVYIRIASLLKTLLKSENWVLVLPPWGRLYHWQSPDILQVRIPWSEFFDIPSLNRNIPVIEYEQFLAESGGPFIEQIYVLQSYAEGWKEGTWEEKIDERPCIDQLMYSKDKYEYYRGWFWGYEETRGLNVSCLSVQGSASIVAPILLKNTSAQSVMLDRAENLLHDHYGGKDYWNTRRSMVFAKHLRVAGDEFRNKYLQSTDKADRTHYNEDWTQMKVKTGTALGGPYLGVHLRRKDFIWGHREDVPSLQGAVKKIRSLLEAHKLEKVFIATDAVEEEIELLKKLLPEMVRFEPSWKELELYKDGGLAVIDQWICAHARYFIGTSVSTFSFRIHEEREILGFDPKTTYNRFCGEKEKNCEQPTHWKIVY is encoded by the exons ATGGCAGTGCACGACCCcaacctcctgctgctgctgctgctgcttggcctGGCTGTACTGGCTCACACGCCGCCCGCCGCTGCCCAGCCGCCGCCTGCTGCCCTCCGTGCCGGCCACACCATCACCTCGctgcccgctgctgctgctgcgccgCGCACCCG ATACCTTTTGTATGACGTAAATCCTCCTGAAGGGTTCAACCTTCGCAGAGATGTCTATATTCGTATCGCTTCACTCCTAAAGACTTTGCTGAAAAGTGAAAATTGGGTGTTAGTTCTGCCTCCGTGGGGACGTCTTTATCACTGGCAGAGCCCAGACATTCTTCAGGTTCGAATCCCTTGGTCTGAGTTTTTTGATATCCCAAGCCTCAACAGGAACATCCCTGTCATTGAATATGAGCAATTCCTTGCAG AGTCAGGTGGGCCGTTTATTGAACAGATTTATGTCCTGCAAAGCTACGCGGAAGGATGGAAAGAAGGAacatgggaggaaaaaatagatgAGAGGCCTTGCATTGATCAGCTTATGTATTCCAAAGACAAGTATGAGTACTACAG gGGATGGTTCTGGGGTTATGAAGAAACACGGGGCCTAAATGTGTCTTGCTTGTCTGTCCAAGGATCTGCCTCTATTGTGGCTCCCATCCTTCTGAAAAATACCTCAGCACA GTCTGTGATGTTAGACAGAGCCGAAAACCTTCTTCATGACCACTACGGAGGGAAAGATTATTGGAAC ACCCGTCGAAGTATGGTGTTTGCTAAACACCTGCGTGTAGCGGGAGATGAGTTTAGAAACAAGTATCTTCAATCCACAGATAAGGCTGACAGGACTCATTACAATGAGGACTGGACACAGATGAAG gTCAAGACAGGCACAGCTCTAGGTGGTCCATACCTTGGGGTTCATCTCAGAAGGAAAGACTTCATCTGGGGTCACAGAGAAGATGTGCCTTCGCTGCAAGGAGCAGTAAAGAAAATCCGCAGCCTCTTGGAAGCACATAAACTTGAAAAAGTTTTCATAGCCACTGATGCTGTTGAGGAAG AGATTGAATTGCTCAAGAAACTGCTGCCTGAGATGGTGAGGTTTGAACCTAGTTGGAAGGAGCTAGAACTCTACAAAGACGGGGGGCTGGCTGTGATTGACCAGTGGATCTGTGCGCATGCAAG GTATTTTATAGGCACCTCAGTTTCAACATTTTCCTTCCGGATCCATGAAGAAAGAGAGATCTTGGGATTTGATCCAAAAACAACTTACAACCGATTTTGtggtgaaaaagagaaaaactgtgAGCAGCCAACTCACTGGAAAATTGTGTACTAG